The Serratia rhizosphaerae genome has a segment encoding these proteins:
- the fhuB gene encoding Fe(3+)-hydroxamate ABC transporter permease FhuB, with protein sequence MNHRLRILPIALLALLAAAAGGLSVFNLLQQLPLAQWGQALRAPDIDNVQQMVFHYSLLPRLCIALLAGAGLGLVGVLFQQVLRNPLAEPATLGVSAGAQLGLTIATLWMLPGGELTEQLAAMAGAIVVGALVFGVAWGKRMSPVTLILAGLVLGLYCGAVSSLLALFNYEQLQGLFLWSTGSLNQQDWSAVQFILPRLLLAALLAALLIRPLTLLGLDDGVARNLGLGLALARFSALALAIVFSAMLVNAVGVIGFIGLFAPLMAKMLGARRLAHRMMLAPLLGALLLWLTDQLMVWLALVWREIPTGAATALIGAPLLLWLLPRLRSAATPPPMNLGDRVPAERQHLPRWLVLGGVLLLAGLALALMLGKNAAGWHWSVGTEFESLWPWRWPRVLSALAAGVMLAVAGTLIQKLTGNPMASPEVLGISSGAAFGVVVMMFIVPGDAFVWLLPAGSLGAALTLLVITVVAGRGGFSTERMLLAGIALSTAFTTTIYLLLASGDPRMGGLLTWISGSTYAVTGAQAIRTALIAALLVLLAPLCRRWLTILPLGGATARSVGIALTPVRLSILLLAATLTAMATLTVGPLSFVGLMAPHMARMLGFRRALPQMLIAALLGGLLMVFADWCGRMVLFPYQIPAGLLATFIGAPYFVYLLRRQTS encoded by the coding sequence CGCAGTGGGGGCAGGCGCTGCGGGCGCCGGACATCGATAACGTGCAGCAGATGGTGTTCCATTACAGCCTGCTGCCGCGCCTGTGCATTGCATTGCTGGCCGGCGCCGGCTTGGGGCTGGTGGGCGTGCTGTTCCAGCAGGTGCTGCGCAACCCGCTGGCCGAGCCGGCGACGCTCGGCGTTTCAGCCGGTGCGCAGCTGGGGCTGACTATCGCCACGCTGTGGATGCTGCCGGGCGGCGAGCTGACCGAACAGCTGGCCGCGATGGCCGGTGCGATCGTGGTGGGCGCGCTGGTGTTCGGCGTGGCCTGGGGCAAACGGATGTCGCCGGTGACGCTGATTCTGGCCGGTCTGGTGCTGGGGCTGTACTGCGGCGCGGTCAGCAGCCTGCTGGCGCTGTTTAACTATGAACAGCTGCAGGGGCTGTTCCTGTGGAGCACCGGTTCGCTGAACCAGCAGGACTGGAGCGCAGTGCAGTTTATCCTGCCGCGTCTGCTGCTGGCGGCCTTATTGGCCGCGCTGCTGATCCGCCCGCTGACCCTGCTGGGACTGGATGACGGCGTCGCGCGCAACCTGGGACTGGGGCTGGCGCTTGCCCGCTTCAGCGCGCTGGCGCTGGCGATCGTGTTCAGCGCCATGTTGGTCAATGCGGTGGGGGTGATCGGCTTTATCGGCCTGTTCGCGCCGCTGATGGCCAAAATGCTGGGGGCGCGCCGGCTGGCGCATCGGATGATGCTGGCGCCGCTGCTGGGGGCGCTGCTGCTGTGGCTGACCGACCAGCTGATGGTGTGGCTGGCGCTGGTCTGGCGTGAAATTCCGACCGGCGCCGCCACCGCCCTGATTGGCGCGCCGCTGCTGCTGTGGCTGCTGCCGCGCCTGCGCAGCGCCGCTACGCCGCCGCCGATGAACCTGGGCGACCGGGTGCCGGCCGAGCGTCAGCATCTGCCGCGCTGGCTGGTGTTGGGCGGCGTGCTGCTGCTGGCCGGGCTGGCGTTGGCGCTGATGCTGGGGAAAAACGCCGCCGGCTGGCACTGGAGCGTCGGCACGGAGTTTGAATCGCTGTGGCCGTGGCGCTGGCCGCGGGTGCTGTCGGCGCTGGCGGCGGGCGTGATGCTGGCGGTGGCGGGGACGCTGATTCAAAAGCTGACCGGCAACCCGATGGCCAGCCCGGAAGTGCTCGGCATCAGCTCCGGCGCGGCATTCGGCGTGGTGGTGATGATGTTTATCGTGCCGGGCGATGCCTTTGTCTGGCTGCTGCCGGCGGGCAGTCTGGGGGCGGCGCTGACGCTGCTGGTGATTACCGTGGTTGCCGGACGCGGCGGCTTCTCGACCGAGCGGATGCTGCTGGCGGGGATTGCGCTCAGCACCGCGTTCACCACCACCATCTATCTGCTGCTGGCCAGCGGCGACCCGCGTATGGGCGGCCTGCTGACCTGGATTTCCGGCTCGACCTATGCGGTAACCGGGGCGCAGGCAATCCGCACCGCGCTGATTGCCGCGCTGCTGGTGCTGCTGGCGCCGCTGTGCCGCCGCTGGCTGACCATCCTGCCGCTGGGCGGCGCGACGGCGCGTTCGGTCGGCATCGCGCTGACGCCGGTGCGCCTGAGCATTCTGCTGCTGGCGGCGACGCTGACCGCGATGGCGACGCTGACCGTCGGCCCGCTCAGTTTTGTCGGCCTGATGGCGCCGCATATGGCGCGTATGCTGGGCTTCCGCCGCGCGCTACCGCAGATGCTGATTGCCGCACTGCTGGGTGGTTTGCTGATGGTGTTTGCCGACTGGTGCGGACGGATGGTGCTGTTCCCTTACCAAATCCCGGCCGGCCTGCTGGCGACTTTTATCGGCGCGCCGTATTTTGTCTATCTGCTGCGCAGGCAGACCTCGTAG